One genomic window of Amyelois transitella isolate CPQ chromosome 8, ilAmyTran1.1, whole genome shotgun sequence includes the following:
- the LOC106136112 gene encoding acetyl-CoA acetyltransferase, mitochondrial isoform X2: protein MAAYSSKVSLNEVVIVSAVRTPVGSFRGSLASLSATDLGAVAVKAAVERAGIPKEEIKEVYFGNVCGANLGQAPARQAVIFGGLPKSTICTTVNKVCSSGMKAIMLAAQGLQTGAQDVMLAGGMESMSNVPFYLKRGETTYGGMQLVDGIVFDGLTDVYNKFHMGNCAENTAKKLNISRQDQDDYAISSYKRSAAAQEAKAFADEIVPVPVPQRRGAPPVIFSEDEEYKKVNFEKFTKLATVFQKENGTVTAGNASTLNDGAAALVLMTADAAARLKVKPIARVVGFADGECDPIDFPIAPAVAIPKLLEKTGVKKDDVALWEINEAFSVVAVANQKILELDPKKLNVHGGAVSLGHPIGMSGARIVVHLCHALKKGEKGVASICNGGGGASSIMIEKL from the exons ATGGCAGCGTATTCGAGTAAAGTGTCCCTCAATGAGGTAGTGATCGTGTCGGCAGTTAGGACTCCAGTGGGGTCCTTCAGAGGAAGCCTGGCTAGTCTATCAGCTACCGATCTTGGAGCCGTCGCAGTCAAGGCAGCAGTCGAAAGAGCCGGCATTCCCAAAGAGGAAATTAAAGAG gTATACTTTGGAAATGTTTGTGGGGCTAACTTGGGTCAGGCTCCAGCTAGGCAAGCTGTAATTTTTGGTGGTCTACCAAAGAGCACAATCTGTACAACAGTGAACAAAGTATGTTCTTCAGGCATGAAGGCCATCATGCTAGCTGCACAGGGCTTGCAGACTGGAGCCCAGGATGTCATGCTAGCTGGAGGAATGGAATCCATGTCTAATGTACCCTTCTATCTGAAAAGAGGAGAGACAACCTATGGTGGGATGCAATTAGTAGACGGCATAGTATTTGATGGTCTCACTGATGTGTACAATAAATTCCATATGGGCAACTGTGCAGAAAACAcagcaaaaaaattaaacatttcaaGGCAAGATCAAGATGATTATGCTATTTCAAGTTACAAGCGCAGTGCGGCTGCACAAGAGGCTAAAGCATTTGCTGATGAAATTGTCCCAGTGCCTGTTCCACAGAGGAGAGGAGCTCCCCCAGTTATATTTTCAGAAGATGAGGAGTACAAAAAAGTGAACTTTGAGAAATTCACCAAGTTGGCAACAGTATTCCAAAAAGAAAATGGCACTGTCACAGCAGGCAATGCATCTACATTGAATGATGGTGCTGCAGCTTTAGTGTTGATGACAGCGGATGCTGCTGCCAGACTTAAGGTTAAACCTATTGCCCGAGTAGTGGGCTTTGCTGATGGTGAATGTGACCCTATTGACTTCCCCATTGCTCCAGCAGTAGCCATTCCAAAGCTGTTGGAAAAAACTGGAGTGAAGAAGGATGATGTAGCTCTTTGGGAAATAAATGAAGCTTTCAGTGTTGTAGCAGTTGCCAACCAGAAAATATTGGAATTGGACCCCAAAAAGTTGAATGTCCATGGAGGAGCAGTGAGTCTTGGTCATCCAATTGGCATGTCTGGTGCTCGGATTGTAGTACACTTGTGCCATGCTCTAAAGAAGGGAGAGAAAGGTGTTGCATCCATTTGCAATGGTGGTGGCGGAGCATCATCTATTATGATTGAGAAATTGTAA
- the LOC106136112 gene encoding acetyl-CoA acetyltransferase, mitochondrial isoform X1 — protein sequence MIFLKGNRIISIRMCSAKLVKAMAAYSSKVSLNEVVIVSAVRTPVGSFRGSLASLSATDLGAVAVKAAVERAGIPKEEIKEVYFGNVCGANLGQAPARQAVIFGGLPKSTICTTVNKVCSSGMKAIMLAAQGLQTGAQDVMLAGGMESMSNVPFYLKRGETTYGGMQLVDGIVFDGLTDVYNKFHMGNCAENTAKKLNISRQDQDDYAISSYKRSAAAQEAKAFADEIVPVPVPQRRGAPPVIFSEDEEYKKVNFEKFTKLATVFQKENGTVTAGNASTLNDGAAALVLMTADAAARLKVKPIARVVGFADGECDPIDFPIAPAVAIPKLLEKTGVKKDDVALWEINEAFSVVAVANQKILELDPKKLNVHGGAVSLGHPIGMSGARIVVHLCHALKKGEKGVASICNGGGGASSIMIEKL from the exons ATGATTTTCCTCAAAGGAAATAGAATAATTAGCATCAGAATGTGTTCCGCCAAG CTTGTAAAGGCAATGGCAGCGTATTCGAGTAAAGTGTCCCTCAATGAGGTAGTGATCGTGTCGGCAGTTAGGACTCCAGTGGGGTCCTTCAGAGGAAGCCTGGCTAGTCTATCAGCTACCGATCTTGGAGCCGTCGCAGTCAAGGCAGCAGTCGAAAGAGCCGGCATTCCCAAAGAGGAAATTAAAGAG gTATACTTTGGAAATGTTTGTGGGGCTAACTTGGGTCAGGCTCCAGCTAGGCAAGCTGTAATTTTTGGTGGTCTACCAAAGAGCACAATCTGTACAACAGTGAACAAAGTATGTTCTTCAGGCATGAAGGCCATCATGCTAGCTGCACAGGGCTTGCAGACTGGAGCCCAGGATGTCATGCTAGCTGGAGGAATGGAATCCATGTCTAATGTACCCTTCTATCTGAAAAGAGGAGAGACAACCTATGGTGGGATGCAATTAGTAGACGGCATAGTATTTGATGGTCTCACTGATGTGTACAATAAATTCCATATGGGCAACTGTGCAGAAAACAcagcaaaaaaattaaacatttcaaGGCAAGATCAAGATGATTATGCTATTTCAAGTTACAAGCGCAGTGCGGCTGCACAAGAGGCTAAAGCATTTGCTGATGAAATTGTCCCAGTGCCTGTTCCACAGAGGAGAGGAGCTCCCCCAGTTATATTTTCAGAAGATGAGGAGTACAAAAAAGTGAACTTTGAGAAATTCACCAAGTTGGCAACAGTATTCCAAAAAGAAAATGGCACTGTCACAGCAGGCAATGCATCTACATTGAATGATGGTGCTGCAGCTTTAGTGTTGATGACAGCGGATGCTGCTGCCAGACTTAAGGTTAAACCTATTGCCCGAGTAGTGGGCTTTGCTGATGGTGAATGTGACCCTATTGACTTCCCCATTGCTCCAGCAGTAGCCATTCCAAAGCTGTTGGAAAAAACTGGAGTGAAGAAGGATGATGTAGCTCTTTGGGAAATAAATGAAGCTTTCAGTGTTGTAGCAGTTGCCAACCAGAAAATATTGGAATTGGACCCCAAAAAGTTGAATGTCCATGGAGGAGCAGTGAGTCTTGGTCATCCAATTGGCATGTCTGGTGCTCGGATTGTAGTACACTTGTGCCATGCTCTAAAGAAGGGAGAGAAAGGTGTTGCATCCATTTGCAATGGTGGTGGCGGAGCATCATCTATTATGATTGAGAAATTGTAA
- the LOC106136132 gene encoding sodium-dependent transporter bedraggled isoform X1 yields the protein MYKLWKIITSKYWFTNKRAGYELGRAIKMDVVQEGRYEQSDTLPGSSADSDASSSLFESNDSEDLDKTSDDEDLREDLQKTIPQCYKSDSNFSSQTPSDFNDDEFQASALCQFMDILNDLDEVLDKSLLACLDDSTKSLDSDEEDLICKIKECIRTEEVSENSDAMSSIDDNTQVQSSAPPIDEINIPNTTYERMNLTNLGRSKSFTDLSDINRQAMVSSLERAGTTNDSIRNSMRRLDPIVLPAISTEVCEPLTLPVILFLEHHVNLRPTSAPIQLQVTAANLSTDGSSGPLIVGRRALLMNRTLSLPSPGESDVTTGDWTGRNTARSTARSLSGSSSSSESLDAIPAANNNTSATEERNDETEEPPFGVWPHRMSAMLACLSCTVGIFNISRFAIFSVHFGASFIIQFFILSFLIGIPLFTLYLCLGQVLEAGPVNMWRISPIFQGVGVSLLITQAVIGMYSIIGVSWILVYFRDSFITSDDRYKWALPHEFGFEGAALKNATVKLQETLPQYFNGEVLQRNFASNSYFGSIKFQIAFNLVVIWMIVFVALSKGLRSYGKAVYMLIFLPICGVLVLCIKLLTLIPYDSVTNIFSETEWGEFFINSNSWAAAAQEIFLTWGLLGACIMQLTSHKNTKSRTTAMLQKESACIIAFTFAVLLLASFLANTCVQILKNNGYAYTPGSFETVKSSQFLWPTSEPMPGNIASTPVRYMGHYGSLVGVTVWRTGNVARTLSGWQPLQLATQIVPATLAVLPANLLSPAWAVIFYFILIMFGIAQQLAIWHCVITGLISFNVKVLKVWETTITLLSCVFGLGVGLLLSTDAGIKLVHFVDVVWTGSWWQCVVWTALSVAVFAVRGRPYSPDAVAGALLSGRRRLSAAAAAVLSFAWTVVLPVLLCAICVMDFRIGQQRQFYSWRKPVGYWPVWCRQVAVLMQQGVLLIIPIVAFIQTWRYMNKGPPDILDRIQNLYRPRMGIESELPPPAAPPSAPAGPPLPARADPPPKYTPPPSYSTATGARLLHTLRRSFRTLRRITSTRTETQPSTSQIPITLSETVDRELPPPLDSQPPHYSGVFAAPSITITDETDSRTRPTSSTSRNSLSLTRDYLRRSFVRKSDSAKSIRSSLRRSFKYGGALTTSNENLVRSAEPMSSTVAMAAMVESRASVI from the exons ATGTACAAGTTGTGGAAGATTATTACATCAAAATATT ggtttacaaacaaaagagCGGGCTATGAGTTAGGTCGAGCGATAAAAATGGATGTGGTACAAGAAGGTCGGTATGAGCAAAGCGATACTTTACCGGGAAGCAGTGCCGACAGTGATGCTTCAAGCAGCCTGTTTGAAAGCAATGACAGCGAAGACTTGGATAAAACCTCCGACGACGAAGACTTAAGAGAAGATCTGCAAAAAACCATCCCACAATGCTACAAATCCGACTCCAACTTTTCATCACAAACGCCTAGTGATTTCAATGATGATGAATTTCAAGCCTCGGCTCTTTGTCAGTTCATGGATATCTTAAACGATTTAGATGAAGTCCTTGATAAGTCCCTATTGGCTTGTCTTGACGACAGCACGAAAAGCTTAGACAGCGATGAAGAAGATCTCATTTGTAAGATCAAAGAATGCATAAGAACAGAAGAGGTTTCAGAAAATTCAGATGCAATGAGCTCCATAGATGACAATACTCAAGTACAATCCTCTGCGCCGCCTATCGATGAAATCAATATTCCTAATACGACATACGAAAGAATGAATCTCACTAATTTAGGTCGTTCAAAGAGTTTTACCGATTTATCTGATATTAACAGACAAGCAATGGTTTCGTCACTAGAACGGGCGGGAACCACTAACGATAGTATACGCAACTCTATGAGAAGGCTAGATCCGATTGTCCTTCCGGCGATTTCGACAGAAGTTTGTGAACCCCTGACGTTGCccgtcattttgtttttggagcATCACGTGAACTTGCGGCCGACGAGTGCACCAATACAGTTACAAGTGACAGCCGCAAATTTGAGTACCGATGGCAGTTCGGGACCGCTGATAGTAGGTCGGCGAGCGTTGCTTATGAATCGTACTTTATCATTGCCGTCACCTGGAGAGAGTGACGTCACTACTGGAGACTGGACTGGCCGGAACACCGCCCGAAGTACGGCTAGAAGCCTCAGCGGGTCAAGCTCGTCATCGGAGTCTTTAGACGCGATCCCAGCCGCCAACAATAACACAAGCGCCACAGAAGAGag AAATGACGAGACTGAAGAGCCTCCTTTTGGAGTGTGGCCCCACCGAATGAGTGCAATGCTAGCGTGCCTGAGTTGTACTGTAGGAATATTTAACATTTCGCGGTTCGCCATATTTAGTGTTCATTTTGGAG CAAGTTTCATAATACAGTTTTTTATACTGTCGTTTTTGATCGGAATACCATTATTCACCCTTTATCTATGTTTGGGCCAAGTATTGGAGGCTGGGCCAGTGAATATGTGGCGGATATCCCCAATATTCCAAGGCGTTGGCGTATCTTTGCTCATCACGCAAGCCGTAATCGGCATGTACAGTATAATAGGAGTTTCATGGATACTCGTTTACTTCAGAGATTCTTTTATTACGTCTGATGATCGGTACAAATGGGCATTACCTCATGAATTCGGATTTGAAG GCGCGGCATTGAAAAATGCGACAGTGAAACTACAAGAAACCTTGCCTCAATATTTCAACGGTGAGGTGCTGCAAAGGAATTTCGCATCCAATTCGTATTTCGGCTCGATAAAGTTTCAAATCGCATTCAATTTGGTGGTAATATGGATGATCGTGTTTGTCGCGCTTAGTAAAGGATTAAGATCTTATGGCAAG gCGGTGTACATGCTGATATTTCTGCCCATATGCGGTGTACTAGTGTTATGCATCAAGTTACTTACTCTCATTCCATATGATTCCGTTACGAATATATTCTCGGAGACAGAATGGGGAGAATTCTTCATTAATAGCAAT AGCTGGGCAGCGGCGGCACAAGAGATCTTCCTGACTTGGGGTCTGCTCGGGGCGTGTATAATGCAACTCACCTCGCACAAAAACACCAAGAGCAGAACTACAGCGATGCTTCAGAAGGAGAGCGCTTGTATTATAGCTTTCACTTTCGCCGTTCTGCTTCTCGCTTCGTTTTTGGCCAATACGTGCGTACAGATATTGAAGAACAACGGATATGCGTACACGCCCGGCAGCTTTG AAACAGTGAAATCTTCACAATTTCTATGGCCGACGTCGGAGCCTATGCCGGGCAACATCGCCTCCACTCCTGTCCGTTATATGGGACACTACGGGAGTCTCGTCGGCGTGACAGTGTGGCGGACTGGCAACGTTGCGAGGACACTCAGCGGGTGGCAACCCTTGCAACTGGCAACACAGATCGTGCCGGCCACGCTCGCGGTGTTGCCAGCTAACTTG CTATCCCCAGCCTGGGCGGTGATATTCTACTTCATCCTGATAATGTTCGGAATCGCACAACAACTGGCGATATGGCATTGCGTGATCACGGGCCTTATTTCCTTTAACGTGAAGGTTCTCAAGGTCTGGGAGACCACGATTACGCTGCTCAGCTGCGTCTTCGGGTTAGGAGTCGGCCTGCTCCTTAGTACTGat GCGGGCATAAAGCTGGTGCATTTCGTGGACGTGGTGTGGACGGGGTCGTGGTGGCAGTGCGTGGTGTGGACGGCGCTGAGCGTGGCGGTGTTCGCGGTGCGCGGCCGCCCGTACTCGCCCGACGCGGTGGCGGGCGCGCTGCTCTCGGGCCGCCGCCGGCTGTCGGCCGCCGCGGCCGCCGTATTGAGCTTCGCTTGGACTGTGGTGCTGCCGGTCTTGTTGTGT gCTATCTGTGTGATGGACTTCCGCATCGGTCAACAACGACAGTTCTATAGCTGGCGGAAACCAGTCGG ATACTGGCCAGTATGGTGTCGTCAAGTTGCCGTATTGATGCAGCAAGGAGTTTTACTCATTATTCCCATTGTCGCCTTTATTCAAACATGGCGGTACATGAACAAAGGACCGCCCGATATACTAGAT CGTATCCAGAACCTATACCGGCCCCGCATGGGCATAGAGAGCGAGCTGCCCCCCCCGGCCGCGCCCCCCTCCGCCCCCGCGGGCCCCCCCTTGCCCGCGCGCGCCGACCCGCCGCCCAAGTACACGCCGCCGCCGAGCTACTCCACCGCCACGGGCGCGCGCCTGCTGCACACGCTCAGGAGGAGCTTCCGCACGCTCAGGAG AATAACATCAACCCGTACGGAGACCCAACCATCAACATCGCAAATACCCATCACACTGAGCGAGACTGTGGACCGCGAGCTCCCCCCGCCACTGGACTCGCAGCCCCCCCACTACAGCGGCGTGTTCGCGGCCCCCTCCATCACGATCACAGACGAAACCGACTCCCGAACGCGACCGACCTCATCTACATCGCGGAACTCATTATCCTTAACTAGGGATTACTTACGACGCTCGTTCGTAAGGAAAAGCGATTCGGCAAAGAGCATACGTTCAAGTTTACGAAGAAGCTTTAAATACGGTGGTGCCTTAACGACCAGCAATGAGAATTTGGTTCGCAGCGCTGAACCCATGTCCAGCACGGTAGCTATGGCCGCCATGGTCGAAAGCAGAGCTTCTGTGATATGA
- the LOC106136132 gene encoding sodium-dependent transporter bedraggled isoform X2, translating to MDVVQEGRYEQSDTLPGSSADSDASSSLFESNDSEDLDKTSDDEDLREDLQKTIPQCYKSDSNFSSQTPSDFNDDEFQASALCQFMDILNDLDEVLDKSLLACLDDSTKSLDSDEEDLICKIKECIRTEEVSENSDAMSSIDDNTQVQSSAPPIDEINIPNTTYERMNLTNLGRSKSFTDLSDINRQAMVSSLERAGTTNDSIRNSMRRLDPIVLPAISTEVCEPLTLPVILFLEHHVNLRPTSAPIQLQVTAANLSTDGSSGPLIVGRRALLMNRTLSLPSPGESDVTTGDWTGRNTARSTARSLSGSSSSSESLDAIPAANNNTSATEERNDETEEPPFGVWPHRMSAMLACLSCTVGIFNISRFAIFSVHFGASFIIQFFILSFLIGIPLFTLYLCLGQVLEAGPVNMWRISPIFQGVGVSLLITQAVIGMYSIIGVSWILVYFRDSFITSDDRYKWALPHEFGFEGAALKNATVKLQETLPQYFNGEVLQRNFASNSYFGSIKFQIAFNLVVIWMIVFVALSKGLRSYGKAVYMLIFLPICGVLVLCIKLLTLIPYDSVTNIFSETEWGEFFINSNSWAAAAQEIFLTWGLLGACIMQLTSHKNTKSRTTAMLQKESACIIAFTFAVLLLASFLANTCVQILKNNGYAYTPGSFETVKSSQFLWPTSEPMPGNIASTPVRYMGHYGSLVGVTVWRTGNVARTLSGWQPLQLATQIVPATLAVLPANLLSPAWAVIFYFILIMFGIAQQLAIWHCVITGLISFNVKVLKVWETTITLLSCVFGLGVGLLLSTDAGIKLVHFVDVVWTGSWWQCVVWTALSVAVFAVRGRPYSPDAVAGALLSGRRRLSAAAAAVLSFAWTVVLPVLLCAICVMDFRIGQQRQFYSWRKPVGYWPVWCRQVAVLMQQGVLLIIPIVAFIQTWRYMNKGPPDILDRIQNLYRPRMGIESELPPPAAPPSAPAGPPLPARADPPPKYTPPPSYSTATGARLLHTLRRSFRTLRRITSTRTETQPSTSQIPITLSETVDRELPPPLDSQPPHYSGVFAAPSITITDETDSRTRPTSSTSRNSLSLTRDYLRRSFVRKSDSAKSIRSSLRRSFKYGGALTTSNENLVRSAEPMSSTVAMAAMVESRASVI from the exons ATGGATGTGGTACAAGAAGGTCGGTATGAGCAAAGCGATACTTTACCGGGAAGCAGTGCCGACAGTGATGCTTCAAGCAGCCTGTTTGAAAGCAATGACAGCGAAGACTTGGATAAAACCTCCGACGACGAAGACTTAAGAGAAGATCTGCAAAAAACCATCCCACAATGCTACAAATCCGACTCCAACTTTTCATCACAAACGCCTAGTGATTTCAATGATGATGAATTTCAAGCCTCGGCTCTTTGTCAGTTCATGGATATCTTAAACGATTTAGATGAAGTCCTTGATAAGTCCCTATTGGCTTGTCTTGACGACAGCACGAAAAGCTTAGACAGCGATGAAGAAGATCTCATTTGTAAGATCAAAGAATGCATAAGAACAGAAGAGGTTTCAGAAAATTCAGATGCAATGAGCTCCATAGATGACAATACTCAAGTACAATCCTCTGCGCCGCCTATCGATGAAATCAATATTCCTAATACGACATACGAAAGAATGAATCTCACTAATTTAGGTCGTTCAAAGAGTTTTACCGATTTATCTGATATTAACAGACAAGCAATGGTTTCGTCACTAGAACGGGCGGGAACCACTAACGATAGTATACGCAACTCTATGAGAAGGCTAGATCCGATTGTCCTTCCGGCGATTTCGACAGAAGTTTGTGAACCCCTGACGTTGCccgtcattttgtttttggagcATCACGTGAACTTGCGGCCGACGAGTGCACCAATACAGTTACAAGTGACAGCCGCAAATTTGAGTACCGATGGCAGTTCGGGACCGCTGATAGTAGGTCGGCGAGCGTTGCTTATGAATCGTACTTTATCATTGCCGTCACCTGGAGAGAGTGACGTCACTACTGGAGACTGGACTGGCCGGAACACCGCCCGAAGTACGGCTAGAAGCCTCAGCGGGTCAAGCTCGTCATCGGAGTCTTTAGACGCGATCCCAGCCGCCAACAATAACACAAGCGCCACAGAAGAGag AAATGACGAGACTGAAGAGCCTCCTTTTGGAGTGTGGCCCCACCGAATGAGTGCAATGCTAGCGTGCCTGAGTTGTACTGTAGGAATATTTAACATTTCGCGGTTCGCCATATTTAGTGTTCATTTTGGAG CAAGTTTCATAATACAGTTTTTTATACTGTCGTTTTTGATCGGAATACCATTATTCACCCTTTATCTATGTTTGGGCCAAGTATTGGAGGCTGGGCCAGTGAATATGTGGCGGATATCCCCAATATTCCAAGGCGTTGGCGTATCTTTGCTCATCACGCAAGCCGTAATCGGCATGTACAGTATAATAGGAGTTTCATGGATACTCGTTTACTTCAGAGATTCTTTTATTACGTCTGATGATCGGTACAAATGGGCATTACCTCATGAATTCGGATTTGAAG GCGCGGCATTGAAAAATGCGACAGTGAAACTACAAGAAACCTTGCCTCAATATTTCAACGGTGAGGTGCTGCAAAGGAATTTCGCATCCAATTCGTATTTCGGCTCGATAAAGTTTCAAATCGCATTCAATTTGGTGGTAATATGGATGATCGTGTTTGTCGCGCTTAGTAAAGGATTAAGATCTTATGGCAAG gCGGTGTACATGCTGATATTTCTGCCCATATGCGGTGTACTAGTGTTATGCATCAAGTTACTTACTCTCATTCCATATGATTCCGTTACGAATATATTCTCGGAGACAGAATGGGGAGAATTCTTCATTAATAGCAAT AGCTGGGCAGCGGCGGCACAAGAGATCTTCCTGACTTGGGGTCTGCTCGGGGCGTGTATAATGCAACTCACCTCGCACAAAAACACCAAGAGCAGAACTACAGCGATGCTTCAGAAGGAGAGCGCTTGTATTATAGCTTTCACTTTCGCCGTTCTGCTTCTCGCTTCGTTTTTGGCCAATACGTGCGTACAGATATTGAAGAACAACGGATATGCGTACACGCCCGGCAGCTTTG AAACAGTGAAATCTTCACAATTTCTATGGCCGACGTCGGAGCCTATGCCGGGCAACATCGCCTCCACTCCTGTCCGTTATATGGGACACTACGGGAGTCTCGTCGGCGTGACAGTGTGGCGGACTGGCAACGTTGCGAGGACACTCAGCGGGTGGCAACCCTTGCAACTGGCAACACAGATCGTGCCGGCCACGCTCGCGGTGTTGCCAGCTAACTTG CTATCCCCAGCCTGGGCGGTGATATTCTACTTCATCCTGATAATGTTCGGAATCGCACAACAACTGGCGATATGGCATTGCGTGATCACGGGCCTTATTTCCTTTAACGTGAAGGTTCTCAAGGTCTGGGAGACCACGATTACGCTGCTCAGCTGCGTCTTCGGGTTAGGAGTCGGCCTGCTCCTTAGTACTGat GCGGGCATAAAGCTGGTGCATTTCGTGGACGTGGTGTGGACGGGGTCGTGGTGGCAGTGCGTGGTGTGGACGGCGCTGAGCGTGGCGGTGTTCGCGGTGCGCGGCCGCCCGTACTCGCCCGACGCGGTGGCGGGCGCGCTGCTCTCGGGCCGCCGCCGGCTGTCGGCCGCCGCGGCCGCCGTATTGAGCTTCGCTTGGACTGTGGTGCTGCCGGTCTTGTTGTGT gCTATCTGTGTGATGGACTTCCGCATCGGTCAACAACGACAGTTCTATAGCTGGCGGAAACCAGTCGG ATACTGGCCAGTATGGTGTCGTCAAGTTGCCGTATTGATGCAGCAAGGAGTTTTACTCATTATTCCCATTGTCGCCTTTATTCAAACATGGCGGTACATGAACAAAGGACCGCCCGATATACTAGAT CGTATCCAGAACCTATACCGGCCCCGCATGGGCATAGAGAGCGAGCTGCCCCCCCCGGCCGCGCCCCCCTCCGCCCCCGCGGGCCCCCCCTTGCCCGCGCGCGCCGACCCGCCGCCCAAGTACACGCCGCCGCCGAGCTACTCCACCGCCACGGGCGCGCGCCTGCTGCACACGCTCAGGAGGAGCTTCCGCACGCTCAGGAG AATAACATCAACCCGTACGGAGACCCAACCATCAACATCGCAAATACCCATCACACTGAGCGAGACTGTGGACCGCGAGCTCCCCCCGCCACTGGACTCGCAGCCCCCCCACTACAGCGGCGTGTTCGCGGCCCCCTCCATCACGATCACAGACGAAACCGACTCCCGAACGCGACCGACCTCATCTACATCGCGGAACTCATTATCCTTAACTAGGGATTACTTACGACGCTCGTTCGTAAGGAAAAGCGATTCGGCAAAGAGCATACGTTCAAGTTTACGAAGAAGCTTTAAATACGGTGGTGCCTTAACGACCAGCAATGAGAATTTGGTTCGCAGCGCTGAACCCATGTCCAGCACGGTAGCTATGGCCGCCATGGTCGAAAGCAGAGCTTCTGTGATATGA